Proteins encoded by one window of Teretinema zuelzerae:
- a CDS encoding ArdC-like ssDNA-binding domain-containing protein, whose protein sequence is MSIRERQITDELFYKKFERTYQNLTLTGKAPWLKEGKIERDIAYNPTSGVIFKGVNALMLEMSAAEQGFKESRWLSESEVNNLKLRVRPGMEPTPIAYVNRYAHATDVHPSTGKAFDENIRNRNTTTCTILNN, encoded by the coding sequence ATGAGTATCAGAGAACGGCAGATCACTGACGAACTGTTCTATAAAAAATTTGAACGAACTTATCAAAATCTTACATTAACCGGAAAAGCACCATGGCTCAAAGAAGGAAAGATTGAACGTGATATAGCGTACAATCCAACTTCCGGAGTTATATTTAAAGGCGTTAATGCACTCATGCTCGAAATGAGTGCTGCTGAGCAAGGCTTCAAAGAATCCAGATGGTTATCAGAAAGCGAAGTCAATAATCTGAAATTACGTGTTCGCCCAGGAATGGAACCAACACCCATTGCCTATGTAAACCGTTACGCTCATGCAACTGATGTACATCCTTCAACTGGAAAAGCATTCGACGAAAACATCCGAAACAGAAATACTACTACATGTACAATATTGAACAACTGA